Proteins encoded within one genomic window of Triticum aestivum cultivar Chinese Spring chromosome 2D, IWGSC CS RefSeq v2.1, whole genome shotgun sequence:
- the LOC123053267 gene encoding uncharacterized protein has translation MWNRPHPLSHSRPGALSPLLRVLPRAVAGPPLPSEHDRIRVAALPRMDATSPSGRPTTPRRQLQLQGPRPPRLSVRPESHAIKKPSGAPPQAQGQGHARREEKQQGQPPREPVIIYDASPKIIHTKPSEFMALVQRLTGPGSGALPSEAQTQDYQMDEAVPGQSFLPPELLLSPSAAMSPAARLATIERSVRPMPAPTPDYVDFNNYRFDDGGLAAVLGAGRPGPGILSPLPSSLPPAAASVLFSPLPFDPNGLSWLNELSPILRAASTGAASSGSGSGSGGTSNGGAYRQPQSYYSDPFVPSPRNLLATPTVPSPRTFAELMSNLPDL, from the coding sequence ATGTGGAACCGCCCCCACCCCCTCTCACACTCCCGTCCCGgcgccctctcccccctcctccgcgTCCTCCCCCGCGCCGTCGCCGGGCCGCCGCTGCCGTCCGAGCACGACCGGATCCGGGTCGCGGCCCTTCCGCGGATGGACGCGACCTCGCCGTCGGGGCGCCCCACCACGCCTCGGCGGCAGCTGCAGCTGCAGGGCCCGCGCCCGCCGCGGCTCAGCGTGCGCCCCGAGTCGCACGCCATCAAGAAGCCCTCCGGGGCGCCGCCGCAGGCCCAGGGGCAGGGCCATGCCCGGCGGGAGGAGAAGCAGCAAGGCCAGCCGCCGCGGGAGCCGGTGATCATCTACGACGCGTCGCCCAAGATCATCCACACCAAGCCCAGCGAGTTCATGGCGCTCGTGCAGCGCCTCACCGGCCCCGGCTCTGGCGCGCTCCCCTCCGAGGCCCAGACCCAGGACTACCAGATGGACGAGGCCGTGCCGGGGCAGTCCTTCCTGCCGCCGGAGCTTCTCCTCTCGCCGTCCGCCGCGATGTCCCCGGCAGCGAGGCTGGCTACCATCGAGAGGTCCGTCCGGCCGATGCCCGCGCCGACGCCGGATTACGTGGACTTCAATAACTACAGATTCGACGACGGCGGCCTCGCGGCGGTTCTCGGCGCGGGACGGCCTGGGCCCGGCATCCTGTCCCCTTTGCCGTCGTCCCTGCCGCCGGCCGCGGCGTCCGTGCTGTTCTCGCCGCTGCCGTTCGACCCGAACGGCCTCAGCTGGCTGAACGAGCTGAGCCCCATCCTCCGAGCGGCGTCCACCGGCGCCGCCTCCTCAGGCAGCGGCAGTGGCAGCGGTGGGACTAGCAACGGCGGCGCTTACAGGCAACCACAATCCTACTACTCCGACCCCTTCGTCCCGAGCCCCCGCAACCTCCTTGCCACGCCCACCGTGCCGTCGCCAAGAACCTTCGCGGAGCTCATGAGCAACCTGCCGGATCTCTAG